From Nocardioides sp. HDW12B, the proteins below share one genomic window:
- a CDS encoding crotonase/enoyl-CoA hydratase family protein — protein sequence MSHPHPEVPDVPAVRVEHDGPVTTVLLHRPERRNAVDGPTADALAAAFRAFEDDDEARVAVLHGDGGTFCSGADLTALGTGTGNVVRPVGSGDGPMGPTRMRLTKPVVAAVEGHAVAGGLELALWADLRVVAEDAVLGVFCRRWGVPLIDGGTVRLPRVVGEGVAADLILTGRPVDAAEALRIGLATRVVPSGTTRAAAERLAAELAAFPQTTMRHDLASMREQHGLDEDEALATELRHGEQSLAEALDGARRFAGGAGRHGSFDPAD from the coding sequence ATGAGCCACCCGCACCCCGAGGTTCCCGACGTCCCGGCCGTCCGTGTCGAGCACGACGGCCCGGTCACCACGGTCCTGCTGCACCGGCCTGAGCGCCGCAACGCGGTGGACGGACCGACCGCCGACGCCCTCGCCGCTGCGTTCCGCGCCTTCGAGGACGACGACGAGGCCCGCGTCGCGGTCCTGCACGGCGACGGCGGCACGTTCTGCTCCGGCGCGGACCTGACCGCGCTGGGCACCGGGACCGGCAACGTGGTCCGGCCGGTCGGCTCGGGTGACGGGCCGATGGGGCCGACCCGGATGCGGCTGACGAAGCCGGTGGTGGCGGCCGTCGAGGGTCACGCCGTGGCCGGCGGCCTCGAGCTCGCGCTGTGGGCCGACCTGCGCGTGGTGGCCGAGGACGCCGTGCTCGGGGTGTTCTGCCGGAGGTGGGGCGTGCCGCTCATCGACGGCGGCACCGTCCGGCTCCCGCGCGTGGTGGGCGAGGGCGTGGCGGCCGACCTGATCCTCACCGGCCGGCCGGTCGACGCCGCCGAGGCGCTGCGGATCGGGCTGGCGACGCGCGTGGTGCCGTCGGGCACGACCCGGGCCGCGGCCGAGCGCCTCGCGGCCGAGCTGGCCGCCTTCCCGCAGACCACGATGCGCCACGACCTGGCGTCGATGCGGGAGCAGCACGGCCTCGACGAGGACGAGGCGCTGGCCACCGAGCTGCGCCACGGCGAGCAGTCGCTGGCCGAGGCGCTCGACGGGGCACGGCGGTTCGCCGGCGGCGCGGGTCGCCACGGCTCCTTCGACCCCGCCGACTGA
- a CDS encoding alpha-ketoacid dehydrogenase subunit beta, which yields MSATGNPTGSSRMTLAKGLNAGLRRAMEDDPKVLVMGEDVGKLGGVFRITDGLQKDFGEDRVIDSPLAESGILGTAVGLAMRGYRPVCEIQFDGFVYPAYDQIVSQVAKLHFRSQGRVKMPMVIRIPFGGGIGAVEHHSESPEAQFAHTPGLKVVACSNPVDGYWMIQQAIAHDDPVVFLEPKRQYHADKADIDVEATPAPLFTSRIVREGTDLTLLSYGPMVKVCLASAEAAAGEGKSVEVIDLRTLSPLDMAPVLESVRRTGRAIVAHEAHVNLGLGSELAARITEECFYSLEAPVLRVGGFDTPYPPARVEEEWLPDLDRVLDAVDRSLEW from the coding sequence ATGAGCGCCACCGGCAACCCGACCGGCTCGAGCCGGATGACCCTCGCCAAGGGCCTCAACGCCGGCCTGCGACGGGCCATGGAGGACGACCCGAAGGTCCTCGTCATGGGCGAGGACGTCGGCAAGCTCGGCGGCGTCTTCCGCATCACCGACGGCCTGCAGAAGGACTTCGGCGAGGACCGCGTGATCGACTCCCCGCTGGCGGAGTCCGGCATCCTCGGCACCGCGGTCGGCCTTGCCATGCGCGGCTATCGCCCGGTCTGCGAGATCCAGTTCGACGGGTTCGTCTACCCCGCCTACGACCAGATCGTCAGCCAGGTCGCCAAGCTGCACTTCCGCAGCCAGGGCCGCGTGAAGATGCCGATGGTCATCCGCATCCCCTTCGGCGGCGGCATCGGAGCGGTCGAGCACCACAGCGAGTCGCCGGAGGCGCAGTTCGCCCACACCCCGGGGCTCAAGGTGGTGGCCTGCTCCAACCCCGTCGACGGCTACTGGATGATCCAGCAGGCGATCGCCCACGACGACCCGGTCGTCTTCCTCGAGCCCAAGCGGCAGTACCACGCCGACAAGGCCGACATCGACGTCGAGGCGACCCCGGCGCCGCTGTTCACCTCCCGCATCGTGCGCGAGGGCACCGACCTCACGCTGCTCTCCTACGGGCCCATGGTGAAGGTGTGCCTGGCCTCCGCGGAGGCGGCGGCCGGCGAGGGCAAGAGTGTCGAGGTCATCGACCTGCGCACGCTGTCCCCGCTCGACATGGCCCCCGTCCTGGAGTCCGTCCGTCGCACCGGGCGCGCGATCGTGGCCCACGAGGCGCACGTCAACCTGGGCCTCGGCTCCGAGCTCGCCGCCCGCATCACCGAGGAGTGCTTCTACTCGCTGGAGGCGCCGGTCCTGCGCGTCGGTGGCTTCGACACCCCCTACCCGCCCGCGCGGGTGGAGGAGGAGTGGCTGCCCGACCTCGACCGGGTCCTGGACGCCGTCGACCGATCGCTGGAGTGGTGA
- a CDS encoding SDR family oxidoreductase — MGTYAVTGAASGIGAATTAVLRERGHRVVSVDREDAEVVADLATPDGRARAVREILAACSGRLNGVVPCAGLAGVTGADSARLVSVNYFGAVEVVAGLRPALAAAAAAGEPSAVVVLSSNSVTCQPGWDLGVARRCLAGDEPDARELAGAREAVLVYPATKAALAWWVRREGVTPDWIGAGVRLNAVAPGLVATPMTDGVRADPVLGRFADRYPTAIGRPGRPEEVARTIAFLLSEEAGLLVGSVLVVDGGTDALTWPTRPRGRVLPAPLGGVTSSLVRTLPRLARLAGRSRGGGRGRG, encoded by the coding sequence ATGGGGACCTACGCCGTCACCGGAGCCGCCTCCGGCATCGGGGCCGCGACGACCGCCGTGCTCCGCGAGCGCGGCCACCGGGTCGTCAGCGTCGACCGTGAGGACGCGGAGGTCGTGGCGGACCTGGCCACCCCCGACGGTCGGGCCCGGGCGGTGCGCGAGATCCTCGCAGCCTGCTCCGGGAGGCTGAACGGCGTGGTCCCGTGCGCCGGGCTGGCCGGCGTCACCGGCGCCGACTCGGCCCGGCTCGTCTCGGTGAACTACTTCGGCGCCGTCGAGGTGGTCGCGGGGCTGCGTCCCGCCCTGGCGGCGGCCGCCGCGGCGGGCGAGCCCTCGGCCGTCGTCGTGCTGTCGTCGAACTCGGTGACCTGCCAGCCCGGGTGGGACCTGGGCGTGGCGCGGCGCTGCCTGGCCGGCGACGAGCCGGACGCGCGCGAGCTGGCCGGCGCGCGCGAGGCCGTGCTGGTCTACCCGGCCACGAAGGCCGCGCTCGCGTGGTGGGTGCGCCGCGAGGGTGTGACGCCCGACTGGATCGGGGCCGGCGTGCGGCTCAACGCCGTCGCCCCGGGCCTCGTGGCCACCCCGATGACCGACGGCGTGCGCGCCGACCCGGTCCTCGGCCGCTTCGCCGACCGCTACCCGACCGCGATCGGGCGCCCCGGACGCCCGGAGGAGGTGGCGCGGACCATCGCGTTCCTGCTGTCGGAGGAGGCCGGCCTGCTCGTGGGCTCGGTGCTCGTCGTCGACGGAGGCACCGACGCCCTCACCTGGCCGACGCGGCCGCGCGGACGGGTCCTGCCGGCGCCCCTGGGCGGCGTCACCTCGAGCCTGGTGCGGACCCTGCCCCGCCTGGCACGCCTGGCGGGGCGATCTCGGGGGGGTGGTCGGGGCCGGGGGTGA
- a CDS encoding siderophore-interacting protein encodes MTATVSPPVPFVLDEVEVVGVERLSPCFVRLLLGGPAVADIGVDGPFLDQRIKLLLPGPSGALPRLDPHHPDGWYTPWLALPEAERGHLRTYTVRALRPGPTGPVLVVDVVVHEPGPDTPQGPGCRWAATARPGDRVVVVAPRRGLPFGGIEFDPGDAGRVLLVGDETAVPAIASVLEALAAEPTGVSGAAYLEVPSAADVLDLVAPPGLRVTWLPRHGGEHGARATAAVGALFGLPGSVPVGAQDPDAPVDDVWETPTYSASGEPVEDAAGGGDLYAWVAGESGMVRALRRLLVNDAAMPRRQVAFMGYWRRGVAMA; translated from the coding sequence ATGACCGCCACCGTCAGCCCGCCCGTCCCGTTCGTGCTCGACGAGGTCGAGGTGGTGGGGGTGGAGCGGCTCTCCCCCTGCTTCGTGCGGCTGCTCCTCGGCGGGCCCGCCGTGGCCGACATCGGGGTGGACGGACCCTTCCTCGACCAGCGCATCAAGCTGCTGCTGCCCGGCCCGTCCGGAGCGTTGCCGCGCCTCGACCCGCACCACCCCGACGGCTGGTACACGCCCTGGCTCGCCCTGCCGGAGGCCGAGCGCGGCCACCTGCGCACCTACACCGTGCGGGCGCTGCGGCCCGGACCGACCGGGCCGGTCCTGGTCGTCGACGTCGTCGTGCACGAGCCCGGGCCGGACACGCCGCAGGGTCCGGGGTGCCGCTGGGCGGCGACCGCCCGCCCCGGTGACCGCGTCGTGGTCGTGGCGCCCCGGCGCGGCCTGCCCTTCGGTGGCATCGAGTTCGACCCCGGCGACGCCGGACGCGTGCTGCTGGTCGGCGACGAGACCGCGGTGCCGGCGATCGCGTCCGTCCTCGAGGCGCTCGCGGCCGAGCCGACCGGTGTCTCCGGAGCGGCCTACCTCGAGGTGCCCAGCGCCGCCGACGTCCTCGACCTCGTGGCCCCGCCCGGCCTGCGCGTGACGTGGCTGCCCCGGCACGGCGGCGAGCACGGTGCCCGGGCAACCGCGGCCGTGGGCGCGCTGTTCGGGCTGCCCGGCTCGGTCCCGGTGGGCGCGCAGGACCCCGACGCCCCCGTGGACGACGTGTGGGAGACGCCGACGTACTCCGCCTCGGGGGAGCCGGTCGAGGACGCCGCGGGAGGAGGAGACCTCTACGCGTGGGTGGCCGGCGAGTCCGGCATGGTGCGCGCGCTGCGTCGGCTGCTGGTCAACGACGCAGCGATGCCCCGCCGCCAGGTCGCCTTCATGGGCTACTGGCGACGGGGCGTCGCGATGGCGTGA
- the pdhA gene encoding pyruvate dehydrogenase (acetyl-transferring) E1 component subunit alpha yields the protein MNPDPRTSDFGPDPSAVFGPAHVDGGPDLVQLLTPEGERVEHPDFSFGNGLSEAEQAEKVRGFYRDMVLTRRIDVEATALQRHGELGIWAQLLGQEAAQIGSGRALRTQDFVFPTYREHGVAHCRGVDPLALLGLFRGVDQGSWNPNDNNFGLYTIVIGAQTLHATGYAMGVQRDGHVGTGDPDRDTAVVAYFGDGASSQGDVNEAFIFAASYNAPVVFFCQNNQWAISEPIERQSRIPLYQRALGFGFPGVRVDGNDVLATYAVTQAALQRAREGQGPTFVEAYTYRMGAHTTTDDPTRYRLSADLESWKLKDPIQRVKVYLTRNGLADQAFLDDVDAEAEKLGEHLREGCRAMADPHILDVFDHVFAEQTEELAAQKAGYAAYLDTFEEATA from the coding sequence ATGAATCCCGACCCCAGGACCAGCGACTTCGGCCCCGACCCGAGCGCGGTCTTCGGACCCGCCCACGTCGACGGCGGCCCCGACCTCGTCCAGCTGCTCACGCCCGAGGGGGAGCGGGTCGAGCACCCGGACTTCTCCTTCGGCAACGGCCTCAGCGAGGCCGAGCAGGCCGAGAAGGTGCGCGGCTTCTACCGCGACATGGTGCTCACCCGGCGCATCGACGTCGAGGCCACCGCGCTCCAGCGCCACGGTGAGCTCGGCATCTGGGCCCAGCTGCTCGGCCAGGAGGCCGCCCAGATCGGCTCCGGCCGCGCGCTGCGCACCCAGGACTTCGTCTTCCCGACCTACCGCGAGCACGGCGTGGCCCACTGCCGCGGCGTCGACCCGCTGGCCCTGCTAGGCCTCTTCCGCGGGGTCGACCAGGGGTCGTGGAACCCCAACGACAACAACTTCGGCCTCTACACGATCGTCATCGGCGCGCAGACCCTCCACGCGACCGGCTACGCGATGGGCGTGCAGCGCGACGGCCACGTCGGCACCGGCGACCCCGACCGCGACACCGCGGTGGTCGCCTACTTCGGCGATGGTGCCAGCAGCCAGGGCGACGTCAACGAGGCCTTCATCTTCGCCGCCTCCTACAACGCCCCCGTCGTGTTCTTCTGCCAGAACAACCAGTGGGCGATCTCGGAGCCGATCGAGCGCCAGTCCCGGATCCCGCTCTACCAGCGTGCCCTCGGGTTCGGCTTCCCCGGCGTCCGCGTCGACGGCAACGACGTGCTCGCGACGTACGCCGTCACGCAGGCCGCCCTGCAGCGCGCCCGCGAGGGTCAAGGACCGACGTTCGTGGAGGCCTACACCTACCGGATGGGCGCCCACACCACGACCGACGACCCGACCCGCTACCGGCTGTCGGCCGACCTGGAGAGCTGGAAGCTCAAGGACCCGATCCAGCGCGTGAAGGTCTACCTGACGAGGAACGGTCTCGCCGACCAGGCCTTCCTCGACGACGTCGACGCGGAGGCCGAGAAGCTGGGCGAGCACCTGCGCGAGGGATGCCGGGCGATGGCGGACCCGCACATCCTCGACGTCTTCGACCACGTCTTCGCCGAGCAGACCGAGGAGCTGGCGGCCCAGAAGGCCGGCTACGCGGCGTACCTCGACACCTTCGAGGAGGCCACGGCATGA
- a CDS encoding dihydrolipoamide acetyltransferase family protein codes for MAVFEYKLPDPGEGLTEAEIVSWQVKVGDVIKVNDVVVEIETAKSLVELPSPYAGEVTALLVPEGETVPVGTPIIAISDGTEAPAAPAAPEPATAEPEMDLSNPSAGVENATLVGYGPKSGAARRRARRGPATARTDAGSATQLQVQGSFTLGQADTSEVVEGDEDPVPATAAREPERSPEVRASGAWSVGGVLAKPPVRKRARELGVDLATVTPSGRGGVVTMADLEAAAGGGDVGTAWVGSSTPVEPVATVGSAPAGPSTSSRATLEDRREPIKGVRKMMGQAMVDSAFTVPHVTEWITVDVTRTMKLVDRLREDRSFADVKVSPLLVLARAVCLAARRTPEVNAHWDDAAQEVVFKGSVNLGIAAATPRGLVVPNVKGADGLDLVALGRELNALTATAREGRTQPADMAGGTFTITNVGVFGVDAGTPIINPGESAILCFGAVRKQPWVHKGRIKARDITTLALSFDHRFIDGAKGSQFLADVAAILEDPAVALRF; via the coding sequence ATGGCTGTCTTCGAGTACAAGCTGCCCGACCCGGGCGAGGGCCTGACCGAGGCCGAGATCGTCAGCTGGCAGGTCAAGGTCGGCGACGTCATCAAGGTCAACGACGTGGTGGTGGAGATCGAGACCGCCAAGTCGCTGGTCGAGCTGCCGTCGCCGTACGCCGGGGAGGTGACCGCCCTGCTCGTGCCCGAGGGCGAGACCGTCCCGGTGGGCACCCCGATCATCGCGATCTCCGACGGCACGGAGGCCCCGGCCGCTCCGGCGGCTCCGGAGCCGGCGACCGCCGAGCCGGAGATGGACCTCTCGAACCCGTCGGCGGGCGTCGAGAACGCCACGCTCGTCGGCTACGGACCCAAGTCCGGCGCCGCCCGGCGCCGTGCCCGGCGCGGACCGGCGACCGCCCGGACCGACGCCGGCTCGGCGACGCAGCTGCAGGTGCAGGGCTCCTTCACGCTCGGCCAGGCCGACACCTCCGAGGTGGTGGAGGGCGACGAGGACCCGGTGCCCGCGACCGCGGCCCGCGAGCCCGAGCGGTCCCCGGAGGTCCGCGCCTCAGGCGCCTGGTCGGTGGGCGGTGTGCTGGCCAAGCCCCCGGTGCGCAAGCGCGCCCGCGAGCTCGGCGTCGACCTCGCCACCGTGACCCCCTCGGGTCGCGGCGGGGTCGTCACCATGGCCGACCTCGAGGCCGCGGCGGGTGGCGGCGACGTCGGCACCGCGTGGGTCGGCTCCTCCACGCCGGTCGAGCCCGTCGCGACGGTGGGCTCCGCGCCGGCCGGACCGTCCACGTCGTCGCGCGCGACGCTCGAGGACCGGCGCGAGCCCATCAAGGGCGTGCGCAAGATGATGGGCCAGGCGATGGTCGACTCGGCCTTCACCGTGCCGCACGTGACCGAGTGGATCACCGTCGACGTCACCCGGACCATGAAGCTGGTCGACCGGTTGCGCGAGGACCGCTCCTTCGCCGACGTGAAGGTCTCGCCGCTGCTGGTGCTGGCCCGCGCGGTCTGCCTCGCGGCTCGTCGTACGCCGGAGGTCAACGCGCACTGGGACGACGCGGCCCAGGAGGTCGTGTTCAAGGGCTCGGTCAACCTCGGCATCGCCGCCGCCACCCCGCGTGGCCTGGTCGTGCCCAACGTCAAGGGCGCCGACGGTCTCGACCTGGTCGCGCTCGGCCGTGAGCTGAACGCGCTGACGGCCACGGCCCGCGAGGGACGCACGCAACCGGCGGACATGGCCGGCGGCACCTTCACCATCACCAACGTGGGCGTGTTCGGCGTCGACGCGGGGACGCCGATCATCAACCCGGGTGAGTCGGCCATCCTGTGCTTCGGGGCCGTGCGCAAGCAGCCGTGGGTGCACAAGGGCCGGATCAAGGCGCGCGACATCACCACGCTGGCGCTGTCCTTCGACCACCGCTTCATCGACGGTGCGAAGGGCTCGCAGTTCCTGGCCGACGTCGCGGCGATCCTGGAGGACCCGGCGGTCGCGCTGCGCTTCTGA
- a CDS encoding iron ABC transporter permease translates to MSTRVGTGTGPRVGLGVALGAAVLLSVLVGSQAVSPLALLDGADPGHAIALVRLDRTLVALAAGAALGVAGACAQGLTRNPLADPGLLGVNAGAALGMIVAIAYLGISDLSGYVWFAFAGAALAAVVVHAVASAAPGGATPVTLVVTGAAISALATSWVSAVLLIDRTTMDTFRFWMVGTVGGRQLETVAVVGPFLLVGLALAWFGRDVLDNLALGDELARGLGGHPGRDRVLVGLAVVLLAGGATALAGPIAFVGLVVPHAARILLGPGHARIVPASALLGGVLTVLADTAGRVVLPPTEVQVGIMTAVLGAPVFIVLCKRSRTVAL, encoded by the coding sequence ATGAGCACCCGGGTCGGCACCGGGACCGGCCCTCGGGTCGGTCTCGGCGTCGCCCTGGGCGCCGCCGTCCTGCTGTCGGTGCTGGTCGGCTCCCAGGCCGTCTCCCCTCTCGCGCTGCTCGACGGCGCGGACCCCGGGCACGCCATAGCCCTGGTCCGCCTCGACCGCACGCTCGTCGCGCTCGCCGCGGGCGCCGCGCTCGGCGTGGCCGGTGCCTGCGCGCAGGGCCTCACCCGCAACCCGCTCGCCGACCCGGGGCTCCTCGGCGTCAACGCCGGCGCCGCGCTCGGCATGATCGTCGCGATCGCCTACCTCGGCATCTCCGACCTCAGCGGCTACGTCTGGTTCGCCTTCGCCGGCGCCGCCCTGGCCGCCGTCGTGGTGCACGCCGTGGCCTCCGCGGCGCCCGGCGGCGCGACACCGGTCACCCTCGTGGTGACCGGCGCCGCCATCTCCGCGCTCGCCACCAGCTGGGTCTCCGCGGTGCTGCTGATCGACCGCACCACGATGGACACCTTCCGCTTCTGGATGGTCGGCACCGTCGGGGGCCGCCAGCTCGAGACCGTCGCCGTCGTCGGACCCTTCCTGCTCGTCGGCCTGGCGCTGGCGTGGTTCGGCCGCGACGTCCTCGACAACCTGGCCCTCGGTGACGAGCTCGCCCGCGGCCTCGGCGGCCACCCCGGCCGCGACCGCGTGCTGGTGGGGCTCGCCGTCGTGCTGCTCGCCGGCGGGGCCACCGCGCTGGCCGGCCCCATCGCCTTCGTCGGGCTCGTGGTCCCCCACGCCGCCCGCATCCTGCTCGGCCCCGGGCACGCCCGCATCGTGCCTGCCTCCGCCCTGCTCGGCGGCGTCCTGACCGTGCTGGCCGACACCGCCGGACGCGTCGTGCTGCCGCCCACCGAGGTGCAGGTCGGGATCATGACCGCCGTCCTCGGCGCCCCGGTCTTCATCGTGCTGTGCAAGCGCAGCCGGACGGTGGCGCTGTGA
- a CDS encoding iron-siderophore ABC transporter substrate-binding protein: MPSLSRRGALRSASVAAALSLSGVLAACSTGSTSDTSTGTAATEPSTAASDAFPVTVEHAYGETTVESEPTRVATVGWGDQDTVLSLGVVPVGSVEITWGGNENGSTPWFDEKLAELGGEEPARYSDADGVPIEEIAQTQPDLIIATATGITEAEYAKLSKLAPTVAFPDAPWTTSWQEGLSLIGQALGRTEEAAEVKAATEESIAAAREAYPQLEGKSFIFGPISTADTSKIDYYTPEDNRPRILTELGMVNAPVIERLSKPGQFYGTISAERATDLESDVYITYGVKKSDLATFQDDPLLGRIPGIASGHVLMSLDQTASLGMSGPSPLSVPYAMEEFVPALAKAVDGTPTVG, encoded by the coding sequence ATGCCCTCCCTCTCCCGTCGCGGCGCCCTCCGCTCCGCCTCCGTCGCCGCCGCCCTCTCGCTGTCCGGCGTCCTCGCCGCCTGCAGCACCGGCAGCACGTCCGACACCTCCACCGGCACCGCTGCCACCGAGCCGAGCACCGCCGCCTCCGACGCCTTCCCGGTCACCGTCGAGCACGCGTACGGCGAGACCACCGTCGAGTCCGAGCCGACCCGGGTGGCGACCGTCGGGTGGGGCGACCAGGACACCGTGCTGTCCCTCGGCGTCGTCCCCGTCGGCTCGGTCGAGATCACCTGGGGCGGCAACGAGAACGGCAGCACTCCGTGGTTCGACGAGAAGCTGGCCGAGCTCGGGGGCGAGGAGCCGGCCCGCTACAGCGACGCCGACGGCGTACCGATCGAGGAGATCGCGCAGACCCAGCCCGACCTGATCATCGCCACCGCCACCGGGATCACCGAGGCGGAGTACGCCAAGCTCTCCAAGCTCGCCCCCACCGTCGCCTTCCCCGACGCCCCCTGGACCACCTCGTGGCAGGAGGGGCTGAGCCTCATCGGGCAGGCCCTCGGACGCACCGAGGAGGCCGCGGAGGTCAAGGCGGCCACCGAGGAGTCGATCGCCGCCGCGCGCGAGGCCTACCCGCAGCTGGAGGGGAAGAGCTTCATCTTCGGTCCGATCTCGACCGCTGACACCTCGAAGATCGACTACTACACGCCCGAGGACAACCGGCCCCGGATCCTCACCGAGCTCGGCATGGTCAACGCCCCGGTCATCGAGCGGCTCAGCAAGCCCGGCCAGTTCTACGGCACCATCTCGGCCGAGCGCGCCACCGACCTCGAGTCCGACGTCTACATCACCTACGGGGTGAAGAAGAGCGACCTCGCGACGTTCCAGGACGACCCGCTGCTCGGCCGGATCCCTGGGATCGCGAGCGGCCACGTGCTGATGTCGTTGGACCAGACCGCCTCGCTCGGCATGTCCGGCCCCTCGCCGCTGTCGGTGCCCTACGCCATGGAGGAGTTCGTCCCCGCCCTGGCGAAGGCCGTCGACGGCACCCCGACGGTCGGCTGA
- a CDS encoding ABC transporter ATP-binding protein: MNTTLTRPAPTPVVAEGRLRAERLTLGYGERTVVDAVDLTVPDGKVTVVVGANACGKSTLLRGLARLLRPHDGTALLDGQAVHRLPTREVARRLAVLPQGPVVPDGVTVADLVARGRHPHRGAFRRWGAEDEAAVAEALTLTGTDGLAERVVDELSGGQRQRVWLAVALAQRTDLLLLDEPTTFLDLTHQVEVLDLLLDLNRDRGTTVVMVLHDLTLAARYSDHLVAVRDGRVHAAGPPAEVVTERLVHEVLGLECRVVPDPVTGTPLVVPLGRHHRAGPAHPVPVRPTDTPGGAA, from the coding sequence ATGAACACCACCCTCACCCGCCCCGCACCCACCCCGGTGGTCGCCGAGGGCCGCCTCCGCGCCGAGCGCCTCACCCTCGGGTACGGCGAGCGCACGGTCGTCGACGCGGTCGACCTCACCGTCCCGGACGGGAAGGTCACCGTCGTCGTGGGCGCCAACGCCTGCGGGAAGTCGACGCTGCTGCGTGGGCTCGCCCGGCTGCTGCGCCCCCATGACGGCACCGCGCTGCTCGACGGCCAGGCGGTGCACCGGCTGCCGACCCGCGAGGTGGCCCGCCGGCTCGCGGTGCTGCCGCAGGGCCCGGTCGTGCCGGACGGGGTCACCGTGGCCGACCTGGTCGCGCGGGGGCGCCACCCGCACCGCGGGGCGTTCCGCCGCTGGGGTGCCGAGGACGAGGCGGCGGTGGCCGAGGCGCTGACGCTCACGGGCACCGACGGTCTCGCGGAGCGCGTGGTCGACGAGCTCTCCGGCGGTCAGCGCCAGCGGGTCTGGCTCGCCGTCGCGCTGGCCCAGCGCACCGACCTGCTCCTGCTCGACGAGCCCACGACCTTCCTCGACCTCACCCACCAGGTGGAGGTCCTCGACCTGCTGCTCGACCTCAACCGCGACCGCGGCACCACCGTCGTCATGGTGCTGCACGACCTCACCCTCGCCGCCCGGTACTCCGACCACCTGGTGGCGGTCCGCGACGGACGCGTGCACGCCGCGGGGCCGCCCGCCGAGGTCGTCACCGAGCGGCTGGTCCACGAGGTCCTCGGCCTGGAGTGCCGGGTCGTCCCCGACCCGGTGACCGGCACCCCGCTCGTCGTACCCCTCGGGCGGCACCACCGCGCCGGCCCGGCCCACCCCGTCCCCGTCCGCCCGACCGACACCCCCGGAGGTGCCGCATGA
- a CDS encoding iron ABC transporter permease, translating into MSDLLDASRGPAAPADPDPRERLRRALAAPRRHHRRVLAGLLLGLVAALAARVLLGDFTVTVPDLVRILRGELIPGASYIVMEVKLPRALLALLAGLAFGAGGALFQGVLRNPLASPDIIGISLGASAAAVFAIVELDLRGLPVSALAVLGAVLTALGMRAAAGTGGASTAQVGYRLVLVGVASAAALQSVISYLFTRADVYDAQLTLRWLTGSVSQADWSTIRLLAVLLVVLLPLVVLAARSLPLSELGPDAARGLGLAPWRTDLALLTAVLVVAVAVAATGPIAFVAFLAGPAARVLNRGRTTVAGSALVGAVLVVSADYVADYLAPGGNYPVGVVTGAVGAPALLWLLTSRRRTA; encoded by the coding sequence GTGAGCGACCTCCTCGACGCCTCGCGCGGACCCGCCGCGCCGGCCGACCCGGACCCCCGCGAGCGGCTCCGACGGGCGCTGGCCGCACCCCGACGCCACCACCGTCGGGTGCTCGCGGGGCTGCTCCTCGGCCTCGTCGCGGCGCTGGCCGCGCGGGTGCTGCTCGGCGACTTCACCGTGACGGTCCCCGACCTCGTCCGCATCCTGCGCGGCGAGCTGATCCCGGGGGCGTCGTACATCGTGATGGAGGTCAAGCTCCCCCGCGCCCTGCTGGCGCTGCTCGCCGGCCTCGCCTTCGGGGCGGGCGGCGCGCTGTTCCAGGGCGTGCTGCGCAACCCGCTGGCCTCGCCCGACATCATCGGCATCAGCCTCGGCGCCAGCGCCGCCGCGGTGTTCGCCATCGTCGAGCTCGACCTGCGCGGGCTGCCGGTGTCGGCCCTGGCCGTCCTCGGCGCCGTCCTCACCGCCCTCGGCATGCGCGCGGCCGCGGGCACCGGCGGCGCGAGCACCGCCCAGGTCGGCTACCGCCTCGTGCTGGTCGGCGTCGCCTCCGCGGCAGCGCTGCAGTCGGTGATCTCCTACCTCTTCACCCGCGCCGACGTGTACGACGCCCAGCTCACCCTGCGCTGGCTGACCGGCAGCGTCAGCCAGGCCGACTGGTCGACGATCCGCCTCCTCGCCGTGCTGCTCGTGGTGCTGCTGCCGCTCGTCGTGCTCGCCGCCCGGTCGCTGCCGCTGTCCGAGCTCGGTCCCGACGCCGCCCGCGGCCTCGGCCTGGCACCGTGGCGCACCGACCTGGCGCTGCTCACCGCCGTGCTCGTGGTCGCGGTGGCGGTGGCGGCCACCGGCCCGATCGCCTTCGTCGCCTTCCTCGCCGGACCGGCCGCCCGGGTCCTCAACCGCGGCCGCACCACGGTCGCCGGCAGCGCCCTGGTCGGCGCCGTGCTCGTCGTCTCCGCCGACTACGTCGCCGACTACCTCGCGCCCGGCGGCAACTACCCCGTCGGCGTCGTCACCGGCGCCGTCGGCGCCCCCGCCCTGCTCTGGCTCCTCACCTCCCGAAGGAGAACGGCATGA